In Allomuricauda ruestringensis DSM 13258, the following proteins share a genomic window:
- a CDS encoding ATP-grasp fold amidoligase family protein, with protein sequence MKQKIRHLYLNTSLGYFILHPFFLLYEYVLQLIPDKTLVKRKFRSSMGRELDLENPLTLNEKINFLKIYERHPLLPIAADKYKVREYIKDTIGEAYLIPLVLHTKNPKDITAENLPDYPVIIKTNHNSSGGIIVKDKSNIDWKAKRKVLAKLLRENHYYSTREWQYKDIEPRIVVEKLLTDTKGNIPDDYKLHCFNGKLVFTQVDLDRHTEHKRNLYDVDWKKIPCKWIYENGDEVPKPSNYSKMKELAEKIAKDFTYVRVDFYSIDDSIFFGELTFHSDSGFGKFIPESYDYMLGNMLNIKDAFKKEK encoded by the coding sequence ATGAAACAAAAAATCCGACATTTATACCTCAACACCAGTCTTGGCTATTTTATATTGCACCCCTTCTTTTTATTATATGAATATGTCTTGCAATTAATCCCCGACAAAACATTGGTCAAGCGTAAATTCCGTTCCAGCATGGGGCGTGAACTGGATTTGGAAAACCCACTTACACTAAATGAAAAAATCAATTTTCTTAAAATTTACGAGCGTCATCCTTTATTGCCCATTGCCGCAGATAAATATAAAGTACGGGAGTACATAAAAGACACCATTGGCGAAGCCTATCTGATCCCCCTAGTTTTACATACCAAGAATCCCAAGGACATTACAGCTGAAAACCTTCCAGATTACCCCGTAATCATCAAAACAAACCACAATAGTTCTGGAGGCATCATCGTTAAGGATAAAAGCAACATAGATTGGAAAGCAAAAAGAAAGGTTTTGGCAAAACTTTTACGGGAAAATCATTATTACAGTACCCGAGAATGGCAATATAAAGATATAGAACCAAGGATAGTGGTGGAAAAGTTGCTGACCGATACCAAAGGCAACATTCCTGACGATTACAAACTACATTGTTTTAACGGAAAGTTAGTATTTACCCAAGTAGATCTGGACAGACATACGGAACATAAAAGAAACTTGTATGATGTGGATTGGAAAAAAATTCCCTGTAAATGGATCTATGAAAACGGAGATGAGGTTCCCAAACCTTCCAATTATTCCAAAATGAAGGAACTGGCAGAAAAAATAGCCAAAGATTTTACCTATGTTAGAGTGGACTTCTATAGCATAGACGATTCCATTTTCTTTGGCGAACTGACCTTTCATTCAGATTCTGGTTTCGGTAAATTTATCCCAGAATCTTACGATTATATGCTTGGTAATATGTTAAATATTAAAGATGCTTTTAAAAAAGAAAAATAA